In Lewinellaceae bacterium, a single window of DNA contains:
- a CDS encoding ABC transporter permease, which produces MWKNYLKMAWRQAFKRKGYSLLNIFGLAIGITSCLLILQYVAREWSYDNFHPKAGNIYRLRLDSYQNGKLAYQSATVFPAFAPTLKAEMAEVVNACRLHDAEMVITNPENNVKFAERKGYYADPAFLNMFGLKLISGDPSAALDGPDKILLSESMARKYFGRTDVLGKNLVVKHPSLFQTYEISGVFEDYPANSHLILDYLISYRTLGKFVQQVWGDTTNATETNWGWYDFYTYLELHPDTKAGPFKAKLPAFVDKHINAPRRERGGSNTVNAIDIIPLRDIHLYSNVNQEAEVNGSGWAVSVLFLSAFFILLIAWVNYINLATARSLERAREVGLRKVLGAGRRQLIGQFLLESFILNFTAFVLALGLVQLTLPLFSSLLGQQLSFSLASNPQFWLIALSIFFVGTLLAGLYPAFVLSGFRPLTVLRGQLKNAAEGMLLRKGLIVFQFAASIALVVGTVVVFQQVQYMRQQNIGVNIEQTLVLEGPNTVLDSLYEGQFQPFKNDVLNIPGVKSITASAYVPGDEIYWTNGVQWLRRDGQEAASSTIYTQGIDEEFLDAYDLPMAAGRNFSRERGEDEHGCLLNETAVALLGFPSPEAALGERVQRGGDTLAVVGVTKDFHHLGLQKPIEPLIFLFRPDSRGYYSLKVEQAGGNLPATMATVQKAWNTHFPDDPFSHFFLNEFFDKQYQSDLLFGKVFGFFALLAILVAALGLFGLSSYNVIQRTKEIGIRKVLGASVAGIVALLSKDFLKLVVVAMLIAAPLAWYVMNEWLHNFAFRIDIGWWVFLLAGALALLIAFLTVSVQSVRAALSDPVEALRYE; this is translated from the coding sequence ATGTGGAAAAACTACCTCAAAATGGCCTGGCGGCAGGCCTTCAAGCGAAAAGGATACTCCCTGCTCAACATCTTTGGGCTGGCCATCGGCATCACCAGTTGCCTGCTCATCCTGCAGTATGTAGCGCGGGAGTGGAGCTATGACAACTTTCACCCCAAAGCCGGCAACATTTACCGGCTGCGGCTGGACAGTTATCAGAACGGAAAGCTGGCCTACCAGTCGGCCACCGTTTTTCCGGCTTTTGCCCCCACCCTGAAGGCGGAGATGGCCGAGGTGGTGAACGCCTGCCGCCTCCACGATGCCGAAATGGTAATTACCAACCCGGAGAACAACGTCAAATTCGCGGAGCGGAAAGGATACTATGCCGATCCGGCCTTCCTCAACATGTTCGGCCTGAAACTGATCAGTGGCGATCCGTCCGCCGCGCTGGATGGGCCGGATAAAATCCTGCTCTCCGAATCCATGGCCCGCAAGTATTTCGGACGGACGGACGTGCTGGGCAAGAACCTGGTGGTGAAGCATCCCAGCCTGTTTCAAACCTACGAGATCAGCGGCGTCTTTGAAGACTACCCCGCCAACTCGCATCTGATTCTCGATTACCTGATTTCCTACCGGACGCTGGGCAAGTTCGTCCAGCAGGTGTGGGGCGACACCACCAACGCTACCGAAACCAACTGGGGTTGGTACGATTTTTATACCTACCTCGAATTGCATCCCGATACCAAAGCAGGGCCATTCAAAGCGAAACTGCCCGCATTTGTAGACAAACACATCAACGCCCCCCGCCGGGAGCGCGGCGGGTCGAATACAGTAAACGCCATCGATATCATCCCGTTGAGGGATATTCACCTGTACTCCAACGTCAACCAGGAAGCTGAGGTGAACGGCAGCGGCTGGGCGGTATCGGTCTTGTTCCTCTCCGCATTCTTCATCCTGCTCATCGCCTGGGTGAATTACATCAACCTGGCCACGGCGCGCTCGCTGGAGCGGGCCCGGGAGGTGGGCCTGCGCAAAGTGCTGGGCGCCGGGCGCCGGCAACTGATCGGGCAGTTCCTGCTGGAGAGTTTTATTTTAAACTTTACGGCATTCGTATTGGCGCTTGGCCTGGTGCAACTGACGTTGCCTTTATTCAGCAGCCTGCTGGGGCAGCAGCTGTCCTTCAGCCTGGCGAGCAACCCGCAATTTTGGCTGATTGCGTTGAGTATTTTCTTTGTTGGAACCCTACTGGCCGGCTTATACCCTGCATTCGTTTTATCCGGTTTCCGGCCTTTGACGGTCTTGCGCGGGCAGTTGAAGAATGCTGCCGAAGGCATGCTGCTGAGGAAGGGGCTGATCGTCTTTCAGTTTGCGGCATCCATTGCTTTGGTGGTCGGAACGGTGGTAGTCTTCCAGCAGGTGCAATACATGCGGCAACAGAATATTGGCGTAAACATCGAGCAAACGCTGGTGCTGGAAGGGCCGAATACTGTGCTCGACTCCTTGTACGAGGGGCAGTTCCAGCCTTTTAAGAACGACGTTCTGAACATCCCCGGGGTGAAGAGCATAACGGCATCCGCCTATGTGCCGGGCGATGAAATTTACTGGACCAATGGGGTGCAATGGCTGCGCCGGGATGGGCAGGAAGCCGCCTCTTCCACCATTTACACCCAGGGCATAGATGAGGAATTTCTGGATGCTTATGATCTGCCGATGGCAGCCGGGCGCAATTTCTCCCGCGAGCGCGGCGAAGATGAACACGGCTGCCTGCTCAACGAAACGGCGGTAGCGCTGCTGGGTTTCCCCTCGCCGGAAGCAGCGCTCGGCGAGCGGGTGCAACGAGGTGGCGATACCCTGGCCGTAGTTGGCGTGACCAAAGATTTCCACCACCTGGGCCTGCAAAAGCCGATCGAGCCGCTCATTTTCCTGTTCCGGCCCGACTCCAGAGGGTATTACTCTCTCAAAGTAGAACAGGCAGGCGGCAATCTGCCGGCTACTATGGCTACCGTACAAAAGGCCTGGAACACGCATTTTCCGGACGACCCGTTCAGCCATTTCTTCCTCAACGAATTTTTCGACAAGCAGTACCAGTCCGACCTGCTGTTCGGCAAGGTCTTCGGTTTCTTTGCCCTGCTGGCCATCCTGGTGGCGGCGCTGGGCCTCTTCGGGCTGTCGTCTTACAACGTCATCCAACGTACCAAGGAAATCGGCATCCGCAAGGTGCTCGGCGCTTCGGTGGCGGGCATCGTGGCGCTGCTGTCGAAAGACTTCCTGAAGCTGGTCGTTGTGGCCATGCTGATCGCTGCCCCGCTGGCCTGGTATGTGATGAACGAATGGCTGCACAACTTCGCCTTCCGGATCGACATCGGCTGGTGGGTATTCCTGCTGGCCGGGGCGCTGGCGCTGCTGATCGCCTTCCTGACGGTGAGCGTGCAGAGCGTCCGGGCCGCCCTGTCGGACCCGGTGGAGGCGCTTCGTTACGAATGA
- a CDS encoding ABC transporter permease: MWQNNLKMAWRNLLRNRSYALINILGLAIGLACFMFILLYVQDELSYDQWQEKGDRIYRMALERKYPGRSRHYAIAPPGYGEVIKKEFPEVEEACRLFFFEEFGLVLRRRGEVFKEGRAMWADSTFFELFSIPLLEGDARTALARPNTTVLTEKLAKKYFGDQDPIGQVLDQPQADQGLEVTGVCADVPENSHLRFDLLVSSPTLDMLAEADGPNFINFSAYTYLLLKPGASPEELERKFPQMVVKYASGQVLSRFGVNYEEYQRQGNGYRYFLQPLPDIYLDSKLEAEIRPPGSRGQVYFFTVIALLILVIASINFMNLATARSASRAREVGIRKTLGSSRSAISLQFFAEALLIALVSGLLAYGINLLALGQFNEIAGKALPLERLYNWPFLLALAGAAALTGLLSGIYPALALSAFRPVEVLRGKIMQQTKGAGLRNTLVAFQFSISIFLIACTIVVYRQLAFTQNKDLGFDKEQVISLNGADNLTAQENETMKEALRKLPGVAAVSGCSSQPGQQYFGVSFQPPGAEEMTTGSGLIVDEGYVECMSMKLAEGRSFAEAFADSLSIVINEAAAREMELKEPVGTRLVSPDAFLNKAPGESTAYTIVGVVEDFHFQSLHHPISPLFLINNQQNFMPEVDNLITARLEAGNAQGALKRIEQLWKELQPELPFQYAFLDRDWAELYDKEMAARKVFGLFSLLAIFIACLGLLALAAFTVEQRTKEIGIRKILGASALGILGLLSKDFLRLVVIALALATPLAWYAMKLWLDGFAYRTPLSWWAFALAGALALGIAFLTVSYHSLRAAMGSPVEALRSE, translated from the coding sequence ATGTGGCAAAATAACCTAAAAATGGCCTGGCGCAACCTCTTGCGCAACCGCAGTTACGCGCTGATCAACATCCTGGGGCTGGCAATCGGGCTGGCCTGCTTTATGTTCATCCTCCTGTATGTGCAGGACGAGCTGAGCTATGACCAATGGCAGGAAAAGGGCGACCGGATTTACCGGATGGCCCTGGAGCGCAAATACCCGGGGCGGTCGCGGCATTACGCCATCGCGCCGCCCGGTTACGGGGAGGTGATCAAGAAAGAATTTCCGGAGGTAGAGGAAGCCTGCCGGCTCTTCTTCTTCGAGGAATTTGGACTGGTCCTGCGCCGGAGAGGCGAGGTTTTCAAGGAAGGCCGGGCGATGTGGGCGGATTCCACTTTCTTTGAGCTGTTCAGCATTCCTCTGCTCGAAGGAGACGCCCGCACGGCGCTGGCCAGGCCCAATACAACGGTGCTTACGGAGAAGCTGGCGAAAAAGTATTTTGGCGATCAGGATCCCATAGGGCAGGTTCTCGATCAACCGCAGGCCGATCAGGGGCTGGAGGTGACGGGCGTGTGCGCCGATGTGCCGGAGAACTCCCACCTGCGGTTCGACCTGCTGGTTTCTTCTCCAACACTCGACATGCTTGCCGAAGCAGACGGGCCCAATTTCATCAACTTTTCCGCCTATACCTATTTGTTGCTGAAGCCAGGGGCCTCGCCGGAGGAATTGGAGCGCAAATTTCCGCAAATGGTGGTGAAATATGCCTCCGGGCAGGTACTCAGCCGGTTCGGGGTCAATTATGAAGAATACCAGCGGCAGGGCAACGGATATCGTTACTTTCTGCAGCCGCTGCCCGATATATATCTCGATTCGAAACTCGAGGCGGAGATCAGGCCGCCCGGCTCCCGGGGGCAGGTGTATTTTTTCACCGTCATCGCCCTGCTCATCCTGGTGATTGCCAGCATTAATTTTATGAATCTGGCCACGGCGCGTTCGGCCAGCCGGGCACGGGAAGTGGGCATCCGGAAAACGCTGGGTTCCAGCCGCAGCGCCATTTCGCTGCAGTTCTTTGCCGAGGCCCTGCTCATCGCCCTGGTAAGCGGGCTGCTGGCCTACGGCATCAACTTGCTGGCGCTGGGCCAGTTCAATGAAATTGCAGGCAAGGCGCTGCCCCTGGAGCGTTTGTACAACTGGCCTTTCCTGCTTGCGCTGGCGGGAGCGGCAGCTCTTACGGGGCTGTTGTCCGGCATCTATCCCGCCCTGGCCCTTTCCGCCTTTAGGCCGGTGGAAGTACTGAGGGGGAAGATCATGCAGCAGACCAAGGGCGCAGGCCTGCGCAATACCCTGGTGGCCTTTCAGTTCAGCATTTCCATATTCCTGATCGCCTGTACGATCGTGGTGTACCGGCAGTTGGCTTTCACTCAGAATAAGGACCTGGGCTTCGACAAAGAGCAGGTGATATCCCTGAATGGCGCCGACAACCTGACGGCTCAGGAAAACGAAACCATGAAGGAGGCGCTGAGAAAACTGCCCGGCGTCGCTGCCGTCAGCGGCTGCAGCTCGCAGCCCGGGCAGCAGTATTTCGGGGTTTCTTTCCAGCCGCCCGGCGCCGAAGAAATGACTACCGGCAGCGGCCTGATCGTGGATGAAGGCTATGTAGAATGCATGAGCATGAAACTGGCGGAAGGCCGCAGCTTCGCCGAGGCCTTTGCCGACAGCCTGTCGATTGTGATCAATGAAGCGGCCGCCCGGGAGATGGAGCTGAAAGAACCGGTGGGGACAAGGCTCGTCAGCCCCGATGCTTTTCTCAACAAGGCACCGGGAGAAAGCACGGCCTACACCATCGTTGGCGTGGTCGAAGATTTTCATTTTCAGTCCCTCCACCACCCTATTTCCCCCCTCTTCCTGATCAATAACCAGCAGAACTTCATGCCGGAAGTAGACAACCTGATTACCGCCCGCCTGGAAGCCGGCAATGCGCAGGGCGCCCTGAAGCGCATCGAACAACTCTGGAAAGAACTACAGCCGGAACTGCCCTTCCAGTACGCCTTCCTCGACCGCGACTGGGCCGAGCTCTACGACAAGGAAATGGCGGCGCGCAAGGTCTTCGGCCTGTTCAGCTTGCTGGCCATCTTCATTGCCTGCCTCGGCCTGCTGGCCCTGGCCGCCTTCACCGTCGAGCAGCGCACCAAGGAGATCGGCATCCGCAAGATTCTGGGCGCTTCGGCGCTCGGCATCCTGGGGTTGCTCTCCAAAGACTTTTTGCGGCTGGTCGTCATAGCGCTGGCGCTGGCCACGCCCCTGGCCTGGTACGCCATGAAGTTGTGGCTGGATGGCTTTGCCTACCGCACTCCCCTTTCCTGGTGGGCTTTCGCCCTGGCCGGCGCCCTGGCTCTCGGGATCGCTTTTCTGACGGTCAGTTATCATAGCTTGAGGGCGGCGATGGGGAGCCCGGTGGAGGCGTTGCGGAGTGAGTGA
- a CDS encoding Uma2 family endonuclease — MTITEKYPITLKERLELGPEEQIFEGSLEEFAALVEACEYPLEYEQGKIIAMSIASDIHERIVANLLGALFLALKGQKEYIRYGSNRHIYLPEFQCAYSPDASVVKGEPEVFEYALGKTANVNPWLLVEVLSESTRQKDFGTKLPRYKKMESLQYILFIEQDAPLVTLYHRMEDPSRWASLDYNRLEQSFELAGHSVSLADIYENIQFVPAG; from the coding sequence ATGACCATAACCGAGAAATATCCGATCACGCTAAAAGAAAGGCTGGAACTGGGCCCGGAAGAACAAATATTCGAGGGCTCCCTGGAAGAATTTGCCGCGCTGGTGGAGGCCTGTGAGTACCCTTTAGAGTACGAGCAGGGGAAAATTATCGCTATGAGTATTGCATCTGACATTCATGAAAGAATAGTGGCTAACCTTTTAGGCGCACTATTCCTAGCCCTGAAGGGACAAAAAGAATATATTCGTTACGGCAGCAACCGCCACATCTACCTGCCAGAGTTTCAATGCGCCTATTCCCCCGATGCGTCTGTGGTAAAAGGAGAGCCGGAGGTTTTCGAATACGCCCTGGGCAAAACCGCCAATGTCAACCCCTGGCTGCTGGTAGAGGTGCTCTCGGAAAGCACCCGCCAGAAGGATTTTGGCACGAAGCTGCCGCGATACAAGAAAATGGAATCCCTGCAGTATATCCTCTTCATCGAGCAGGATGCCCCGCTTGTTACTTTGTATCACCGCATGGAAGACCCCAGCCGCTGGGCAAGCCTGGATTACAACCGTTTAGAGCAGTCTTTCGAGCTGGCGGGCCACAGCGTTTCCCTTGCCGATATTTACGAGAACATTCAGTTCGTGCCCGCCGGGTAG
- a CDS encoding ABC transporter permease produces the protein MWKNYLIRTTLRQMARAKTYTAINITGLGIGLAVCFLIFMWVRDELRYDRFHANADRIYRVLWEARYGENEWKIPLGPVPVAEALKREFPEVEQTAQLYQGGFTVKQGNEYVREQNVLFVDEGFFDVFSPEFVSGSPEGALQQPGAILLTEETARRYFGDQNPMGRHIAGNDGELYQINGVVKAFPRQSHLQFDFLAPIQSLSHVKQRAEHWGSAAVYNYFLLRPDAGVEALRDKWQAYINENVAGEEFRESNNFTRFPFQALTDIHLRSHLEYELSPNGNISYVYIFSIVAVFILLLACINFINLATARALTRSREVGVRKVLGSRWGQLFWQFFGESFIYVMLAVGLSLALVQGVLPWFNHLAGKELSLAFLQSPFLWLLLAGLVLLATLLSGALPALFMASFRPVKALKGELVESVGQGWLRKGLVVSQFCISSILIIGALAVGNQLSFLQNRQLGFDQEQVIVLNRAQALGKQYGAFFGQLRGLPAVKAASAAQFLPGKEFDSTVFEPEQPSNYKQTSLTYAFIDAHFVDALQLKLAAGRNFSAEMATDSAAVLINESAARKLGWDKPVGKKITMGGRQPFHVVGVVKDFHFRSLHHEIEPIILLMTAWNLPHIAVRLHAGDVEDHIQSIRSTWQEFAPDTPFDYTFLSEDYARLYDSEQRLGRVFTVFSVLAILIACLGLFGLAAFMAVRRTREIGIRKVLGASVAGIVGLLSRDFLKLVLLALAIAIPIAWYVMNKWLQGFAYRVELQWWIFALAGAIAIAVAFLTVSYQSVKAALGDPVDALRSE, from the coding sequence ATGTGGAAGAACTACCTCATCCGAACCACCCTCCGGCAGATGGCCCGGGCCAAAACCTACACCGCTATCAACATCACGGGGCTGGGCATTGGCCTGGCCGTGTGTTTCCTCATCTTTATGTGGGTGCGGGACGAACTCCGATACGACCGCTTTCACGCCAACGCCGATCGCATCTACCGGGTGCTGTGGGAAGCGCGGTACGGGGAGAATGAGTGGAAAATCCCCCTGGGCCCGGTGCCGGTAGCGGAGGCGCTGAAGCGGGAATTCCCCGAGGTGGAGCAGACAGCACAGTTGTACCAGGGTGGCTTCACCGTAAAACAAGGCAACGAGTATGTGCGCGAGCAGAACGTATTGTTCGTGGATGAAGGTTTTTTTGACGTTTTCAGCCCGGAGTTTGTAAGTGGCAGCCCGGAAGGAGCATTGCAGCAACCCGGCGCCATTCTGCTCACCGAAGAAACCGCCCGGCGTTATTTTGGCGATCAAAACCCTATGGGGCGGCACATCGCCGGGAATGACGGAGAACTATATCAGATAAACGGTGTGGTGAAGGCCTTTCCCCGGCAGTCTCACCTGCAGTTTGACTTTCTGGCGCCGATTCAAAGCCTTTCGCACGTCAAACAGCGGGCGGAGCATTGGGGATCGGCAGCCGTTTACAATTATTTCCTGTTGCGGCCCGATGCCGGCGTAGAGGCCTTGCGCGACAAATGGCAGGCGTATATAAACGAGAACGTAGCGGGCGAAGAATTTCGAGAAAGCAACAATTTTACTCGTTTCCCTTTTCAGGCGCTGACGGACATCCACCTGCGTTCTCACCTCGAATACGAGCTTTCGCCCAATGGCAACATCAGTTATGTCTACATTTTTTCCATAGTCGCCGTCTTCATTTTGCTGCTGGCCTGCATCAATTTCATCAACCTGGCTACAGCGCGCGCGCTGACGCGCAGCCGGGAGGTAGGCGTCCGCAAAGTGCTGGGCTCCCGGTGGGGGCAGTTGTTCTGGCAGTTCTTCGGGGAGTCCTTCATTTATGTAATGCTGGCCGTTGGCCTGAGTTTGGCGCTGGTGCAGGGCGTATTGCCCTGGTTCAACCACCTGGCGGGGAAAGAGCTGTCCCTGGCATTTTTGCAGTCGCCGTTTTTGTGGCTGTTGCTGGCCGGGCTGGTGTTGCTGGCTACGCTCCTGTCTGGTGCGCTGCCGGCCTTGTTTATGGCATCCTTCCGGCCGGTGAAGGCGCTGAAGGGCGAATTGGTGGAGTCCGTGGGCCAGGGATGGTTGCGCAAAGGGCTGGTGGTTTCCCAGTTTTGCATTTCCAGCATACTGATCATCGGCGCCCTGGCCGTGGGCAACCAGCTGAGCTTTTTGCAGAACCGGCAACTGGGTTTTGACCAGGAGCAGGTCATCGTCCTGAACCGGGCCCAGGCACTGGGCAAGCAATACGGCGCCTTTTTCGGGCAACTTCGCGGGCTGCCGGCTGTGAAGGCAGCCAGCGCCGCTCAGTTCCTTCCGGGCAAGGAATTTGACAGCACGGTTTTCGAACCGGAGCAGCCCTCGAATTACAAGCAAACCTCCCTGACCTATGCCTTTATTGACGCCCACTTTGTAGATGCCCTGCAATTAAAACTGGCGGCGGGGCGGAATTTTTCTGCCGAAATGGCTACCGACAGCGCCGCCGTGCTGATCAATGAGTCGGCAGCCCGCAAGCTGGGATGGGACAAACCGGTAGGCAAAAAAATCACCATGGGCGGGCGGCAGCCCTTCCATGTGGTAGGCGTAGTAAAAGATTTTCACTTCCGCTCCCTTCACCACGAGATCGAGCCCATCATTCTGCTGATGACAGCCTGGAACCTGCCCCACATTGCCGTGCGGCTCCATGCCGGCGATGTGGAAGATCATATTCAATCCATCCGGTCCACCTGGCAGGAGTTTGCTCCCGATACCCCCTTCGATTACACCTTCCTCAGCGAGGATTACGCCCGTTTGTACGACAGCGAACAGCGCCTGGGCCGCGTTTTTACCGTATTCTCCGTGCTGGCCATCCTCATCGCCTGCCTGGGTTTGTTCGGCCTGGCGGCCTTCATGGCGGTGCGGCGCACCCGGGAGATCGGCATCCGCAAAGTGCTGGGAGCTTCCGTAGCCGGCATAGTCGGACTGCTGTCCCGCGATTTTCTAAAGCTGGTCCTCCTCGCTTTGGCCATCGCCATCCCCATCGCCTGGTACGTTATGAACAAATGGCTGCAAGGCTTCGCCTACCGGGTGGAACTGCAGTGGTGGATTTTCGCCCTGGCCGGGGCGATCGCCATTGCCGTGGCTTTCCTGACGGTTTCGTACCAAAGCGTGAAAGCAGCGCTGGGGGATCCGGTGGACGCGTTGCGGAGCGAGTAA
- a CDS encoding alpha/beta fold hydrolase, with amino-acid sequence MEGWQETLLYIAGGYALLCLVFYFLQHYFFFRPEILPRSFEYRYPFPFDEVDFEMEDGGYINGLHFRVPNAKGVVFYLKGNSRSIKGWGKFAKDFVSKGYDFFMIDYRGFGKSSGKRTETTLYNDAQTVYKWLSTQYPEEQIVVYGRSLGSGIAARIASWNKPKMLILDSPYYSFLYQIRRYAFILPLKWLLRYKIRTDFFIKKVECPTFVIHGAKDRLISFGQGKMLAELAPHGELVPIEGGGHNNLPDFPEYHDYLYDILHDEALYRRLRGELMEVA; translated from the coding sequence ATGGAAGGCTGGCAGGAAACACTACTGTATATCGCCGGAGGCTATGCGCTGCTTTGCCTCGTGTTCTACTTTTTGCAGCATTATTTCTTCTTCCGGCCGGAGATTCTGCCCCGGTCGTTCGAATACCGCTACCCCTTTCCCTTCGACGAGGTGGACTTCGAAATGGAGGACGGCGGTTACATCAACGGCCTGCACTTCAGGGTGCCCAACGCCAAAGGCGTGGTCTTTTACCTCAAGGGCAACTCCCGCAGCATCAAAGGCTGGGGCAAGTTCGCCAAGGACTTCGTCAGCAAAGGCTATGATTTTTTTATGATCGACTACCGGGGTTTCGGCAAAAGCTCCGGCAAACGCACCGAGACCACCCTCTACAACGACGCCCAGACCGTCTACAAATGGCTGAGCACCCAGTATCCGGAAGAGCAGATCGTGGTGTACGGCCGCTCCCTCGGCAGCGGCATCGCCGCCCGCATCGCTTCCTGGAACAAACCAAAGATGCTCATCCTGGACTCTCCTTATTACAGCTTCCTCTACCAAATCCGGCGGTATGCCTTCATCCTGCCCTTAAAGTGGCTGCTGCGCTATAAAATCCGCACCGACTTCTTCATCAAAAAGGTGGAGTGCCCCACCTTCGTGATCCACGGCGCCAAAGACCGCCTCATTTCCTTCGGCCAGGGCAAAATGCTGGCCGAACTGGCGCCCCACGGCGAGCTTGTCCCCATCGAAGGGGGCGGCCACAACAACCTGCCGGATTTCCCGGAATACCACGACTACCTGTACGATATCCTGCACGACGAGGCGCTGTATAGGCGGCTGAGGGGGGAGTTGATGGAGGTGGCGTAG
- a CDS encoding four helix bundle protein has translation MEYLSLEKLDAYRTAFELSNCVWDVVQAWDNFPRWTVGKQLVDATDSISANIAEGFDRYHKKDKIRYYSYSAGSAKESLDWINKSIKRGLLNEEQASFIIEKLDALPFGINRLGTTKE, from the coding sequence ATGGAATATCTCTCTTTGGAAAAGTTAGATGCTTATCGGACAGCTTTTGAATTAAGCAATTGCGTTTGGGATGTAGTTCAGGCATGGGATAATTTTCCCAGGTGGACTGTTGGCAAGCAACTTGTAGATGCAACAGATTCCATTTCAGCAAATATCGCCGAAGGTTTTGATCGGTACCACAAAAAGGACAAAATCCGTTATTACTCCTACAGCGCAGGTTCTGCCAAAGAAAGTTTGGATTGGATCAATAAATCTATCAAAAGAGGATTATTGAATGAGGAGCAGGCATCTTTCATTATTGAAAAGCTGGATGCCCTTCCCTTCGGGATCAACCGCTTAGGCACGACGAAAGAATAA
- a CDS encoding aldo/keto reductase — MNYRRLGKTSFNISEISLGTWQVGGKWGDDFSHDTADRILNTAIDEGINFIDTADVYGGGESEKAVGRVVKSRSERIYVATKCGRQLNPHTNEAYQPKVLRGFVEASLRNMGLETLDLIQLHCPPTAVYYRPEIFGLFERLKEEGKILNLGVSVEKVEEALKAIEFPNVTTVQIIFNLFRHRPSELFFPRAKAKDVGIIVRVPLASGLLAGKFTRASTFGEEDHRHFNREGKAFDKGETFSGVDYNTGLQAVAELQELFPGRENLAPVALRWVLLFDEVSCVIPGASKVEQVLSNVSAGQLPALSVEQVEGVKRVYEKYFKKTVHHLW, encoded by the coding sequence ATGAACTACCGACGACTAGGAAAAACCAGCTTCAACATCTCAGAGATCAGCCTCGGCACCTGGCAGGTGGGCGGCAAATGGGGCGACGACTTCAGCCATGACACGGCGGACAGAATACTCAACACCGCCATTGACGAAGGCATCAACTTTATTGACACCGCCGACGTCTACGGAGGCGGAGAAAGCGAAAAGGCCGTGGGGCGGGTGGTGAAGAGCCGCTCCGAGCGCATCTACGTGGCCACCAAATGCGGCCGGCAGCTCAACCCGCACACCAACGAGGCCTACCAGCCCAAAGTACTGCGCGGCTTCGTGGAGGCCAGCCTCCGCAACATGGGGCTGGAAACCCTCGACCTCATTCAGCTGCACTGCCCGCCGACGGCGGTATACTATCGCCCCGAGATCTTCGGGCTGTTCGAGCGGCTGAAAGAAGAAGGCAAGATCCTGAACCTGGGAGTGAGCGTGGAGAAAGTAGAGGAAGCGCTCAAAGCCATCGAATTTCCCAACGTCACCACCGTGCAGATCATCTTCAATCTATTCCGGCACCGGCCTTCGGAGCTTTTCTTTCCGCGAGCAAAAGCCAAAGACGTCGGCATCATCGTGCGGGTGCCACTGGCCAGCGGCCTGCTGGCGGGCAAGTTCACCCGGGCCAGCACCTTCGGCGAGGAAGACCACCGCCACTTCAACCGCGAAGGCAAAGCCTTCGACAAAGGCGAGACCTTCTCGGGCGTGGATTACAACACCGGCCTGCAGGCCGTAGCGGAACTGCAGGAGCTCTTCCCCGGCAGGGAGAACCTGGCGCCCGTCGCCCTTCGGTGGGTGTTGCTATTTGATGAAGTGAGCTGTGTCATACCCGGCGCGAGCAAGGTGGAACAGGTGTTGTCCAACGTCTCGGCGGGGCAGTTGCCGGCGTTGAGTGTGGAGCAGGTAGAAGGGGTGAAACGGGTGTATGAAAAATATTTTAAGAAGACGGTGCATCATTTGTGGTAG
- a CDS encoding twitching motility protein PilT, whose product MKQAILDTDSVSYFFRGAPLVVEKVYRYLTEHGFINITAVIYL is encoded by the coding sequence ATGAAGCAAGCCATCCTGGATACAGATTCGGTTTCCTACTTTTTCCGAGGCGCTCCCCTGGTAGTGGAGAAAGTTTACCGGTACCTGACAGAACATGGATTCATCAACATCACGGCAGTAATTTATTT